One window of Amaranthus tricolor cultivar Red isolate AtriRed21 chromosome 11, ASM2621246v1, whole genome shotgun sequence genomic DNA carries:
- the LOC130827921 gene encoding serine/threonine-protein kinase GRIK1-like isoform X2, translating into MNMGCWGCFGFSRRSKEIARPNVQIGSLTSVLSQKPLLEDGDGDIDGEDDGIDDRLYDGEDTNMTQGYYESEMCSGATWSEEIINYKIRNGFICREFQVKETRKLVRSEDEYGNKMINEYIRELKIGSGSYAKVVFHKSHLLKQRVAPSENAMTDVLREVLIMKIVSHPNIVNLIEVIDDPDTDYFYMVLEYVEGKWDCEGSGPPGGLGEGCARKFLRDIVSGLMYLHSHNIVHMDIKPQNLLVTRSGTVKIADFSVSQVFEGDNDELRRSPGTPVITAPECCLGLTYRGKAADTWAVGITLYCMIMGKFPFIGETLQETYDKIVNDPINLPDDLNPQLSDILEGLLCKDPNQRLTLAMVAEHPWVIGEDGPLPEFSCWCKRTNVQPNSHHEDAEVPSQSLQET; encoded by the exons ATGAATATGGGATGTTGGGGCTGCTTTGGGTTCTCGAGAAGGAGTAAAGAAATTGCAAGGCCGAACGTTCAAATTGGCAGCTTGACAAGTGTTctttctcaaaagcctttgttaGAAGATGGAGATGGTGATATTGATGGTGAAGATGACGGTATTGATGATCGTTTGTATGATGGGGAAGATACTAATATGACTCAAGGGTATTATGAAAGTGAGATGTGTAGTGGCGCAACTTGGTCCGAagaaattatcaattataagaTAAGGAATGGGTTCATATGTAGGGAATTCCAGGTCAAGGAAACTCGTAAACTTGTTCGTTCCGAG GATGAATATGGAAATAAGATGATTAATGAGTATATCCGTGAATTGAAGATTGGGTCTGGGAGTTATGCAAAAGTG GTTTTTCACAAGTCCCATTTGTTAAAGCAACGAGTAGCACCTTCAGAAAATGCTATGACAGATGTTCTTCGGGAG GTGCTAATTATGAAAATTGTCAGCCATCCCAACATAGTCAATCTTATTGAGGTGATTGATGACCCAGACACAGATTACTTTTATATGG TTCTTGAGTATGTGGAGGGCAAATGGGATTGTGAAGGTTCTGGACCGCCAGGCGGCTTAGGGGAAGGATGTGCGAGAAAATTCTTACGAGACATTGTTTCTGGACTAATGTATCTTCATTCACAT AATATAGTGCATATGGATATAAAGCCTCAAAATCTTTTGGTTACGCGCAGTGGCACTGTAAAAATTGCCGACTTCAGTGTCAGCCAAGTATTTGAG GGTGATAATGATGAGCTACGCCGATCTCCCGGGACACCTGTTATAACTGCACCTGAATGCTGCCTGG GTCTTACTTATCGTGGAAAAGCTGCCGACACATGGGCTGTAGGAATCACCTTGTACTGTATGATAATGGGCAAGTTTCCGTTTATTGGCGAGACACTACAGGAGACCTATGACAAG ATTGTTAATGATCCCATCAATCTCCCTGATGATCTTAATCCACAACTCAGCGATATCTTAGAAGGCCTATTATGCAAAG ATCCTAATCAAAGGTTGACATTAGCTATGGTTGCTGAGCATCCATGGGTTATCGGGGAAGACGGACCGCTGCCTGAATTTTCGTGCTGGTGCAAGCGCACCAACGTGCAGCCGAATTCGCATCATGAGGATGCTGAAGTACCTTCACAAAGCTTGCAGGAAACATAG
- the LOC130827921 gene encoding serine/threonine-protein kinase GRIK1-like isoform X1: MNMGCWGCFGFSRRSKEIARPNVQIGSLTSVLSQKPLLEDGDGDIDGEDDGIDDRLYDGEDTNMTQGYYESEMCSGATWSEEIINYKIRNGFICREFQVKETRKLVRSEDEYGNKMINEYIRELKIGSGSYAKVVLYRNKDEKHYAIKVFHKSHLLKQRVAPSENAMTDVLREVLIMKIVSHPNIVNLIEVIDDPDTDYFYMVLEYVEGKWDCEGSGPPGGLGEGCARKFLRDIVSGLMYLHSHNIVHMDIKPQNLLVTRSGTVKIADFSVSQVFEGDNDELRRSPGTPVITAPECCLGLTYRGKAADTWAVGITLYCMIMGKFPFIGETLQETYDKIVNDPINLPDDLNPQLSDILEGLLCKDPNQRLTLAMVAEHPWVIGEDGPLPEFSCWCKRTNVQPNSHHEDAEVPSQSLQET, from the exons ATGAATATGGGATGTTGGGGCTGCTTTGGGTTCTCGAGAAGGAGTAAAGAAATTGCAAGGCCGAACGTTCAAATTGGCAGCTTGACAAGTGTTctttctcaaaagcctttgttaGAAGATGGAGATGGTGATATTGATGGTGAAGATGACGGTATTGATGATCGTTTGTATGATGGGGAAGATACTAATATGACTCAAGGGTATTATGAAAGTGAGATGTGTAGTGGCGCAACTTGGTCCGAagaaattatcaattataagaTAAGGAATGGGTTCATATGTAGGGAATTCCAGGTCAAGGAAACTCGTAAACTTGTTCGTTCCGAG GATGAATATGGAAATAAGATGATTAATGAGTATATCCGTGAATTGAAGATTGGGTCTGGGAGTTATGCAAAAGTG GTTCTTTATCGAAACAAAGATGAAAAACATTACGCAATAAAG GTTTTTCACAAGTCCCATTTGTTAAAGCAACGAGTAGCACCTTCAGAAAATGCTATGACAGATGTTCTTCGGGAG GTGCTAATTATGAAAATTGTCAGCCATCCCAACATAGTCAATCTTATTGAGGTGATTGATGACCCAGACACAGATTACTTTTATATGG TTCTTGAGTATGTGGAGGGCAAATGGGATTGTGAAGGTTCTGGACCGCCAGGCGGCTTAGGGGAAGGATGTGCGAGAAAATTCTTACGAGACATTGTTTCTGGACTAATGTATCTTCATTCACAT AATATAGTGCATATGGATATAAAGCCTCAAAATCTTTTGGTTACGCGCAGTGGCACTGTAAAAATTGCCGACTTCAGTGTCAGCCAAGTATTTGAG GGTGATAATGATGAGCTACGCCGATCTCCCGGGACACCTGTTATAACTGCACCTGAATGCTGCCTGG GTCTTACTTATCGTGGAAAAGCTGCCGACACATGGGCTGTAGGAATCACCTTGTACTGTATGATAATGGGCAAGTTTCCGTTTATTGGCGAGACACTACAGGAGACCTATGACAAG ATTGTTAATGATCCCATCAATCTCCCTGATGATCTTAATCCACAACTCAGCGATATCTTAGAAGGCCTATTATGCAAAG ATCCTAATCAAAGGTTGACATTAGCTATGGTTGCTGAGCATCCATGGGTTATCGGGGAAGACGGACCGCTGCCTGAATTTTCGTGCTGGTGCAAGCGCACCAACGTGCAGCCGAATTCGCATCATGAGGATGCTGAAGTACCTTCACAAAGCTTGCAGGAAACATAG
- the LOC130827922 gene encoding leucine-rich repeat extensin-like protein 3, protein MEPNPPLIKILSSWLLLAIFTIVAESQQSPPQNQQNQGQNQNSPPSPPPLSPPPPPPWKPPPPFTFPPPFPLPPPPLPLPPKNSPSLPPPPPPPPKNSPRLPPPPHQFHSSHGMHPNSRANKSSKQQNSNLMDGEW, encoded by the exons ATGGAGCCAAATCCACCATTAATCAAGATTCTTAGCTCGTGGTTGTTATTAGCTATCTTCACCATTGTAGCTGAATCCCAACAATCACCACcacaaaatcaacaaaatcaagGACAAAATCAAAATTCACCACCGTCTCCTCCTCCGCTTTCGCCTCCTCCTCCACCGCCATGGAAGCCTCCTCCTCCCTTCACTTTCCCTCCTCCTTTTCCTCTACCTCCTCCGCCCCTGCCTCTGCCTCCGAAAAATTCTCCATCATTGCCACCACCTCCACCTCCGCCTCCGAAGAATTCTCCGCGATTGCCACCACCTCCTCATCAATTTCATTCATCTCATGGGATGCATCCCAATTCTCGAGCTAATAAGAGCAGTAAGCAGCAGAATTCAAATCTCATGG ATGGTGAATGGTAA